In Arvicola amphibius chromosome 1, mArvAmp1.2, whole genome shotgun sequence, one DNA window encodes the following:
- the LOC119799927 gene encoding LOW QUALITY PROTEIN: olfactory receptor 51F1-like (The sequence of the model RefSeq protein was modified relative to this genomic sequence to represent the inferred CDS: inserted 1 base in 1 codon), whose product MLQMQDNTEFLSNFTMKLPTFLLTGIPGLESAHAWISIPFCCLYATALSGNSMILFIIVTQQNLHEPMYYFLSMLSATDLGLTISTMSTTLRILWFHANEISLDWCIVQMFFLHGFTCIESGVLVAMAFDRYIAICNPLRYTTILTNSRITQMGFLVIMRAIVLVVPLLLLLKPISFCRVIALSHSYCYHPDVIKLACSDTRANSICGLVEVILTIGLDISCIVLSYILIIRSVFXIASSGERYKVFSTCVSHIGAVAILYIPMFSLSLVHRYGQSAPKVVRSMMGNVYLILPPVLNPIIYSLKTKQIQKAILSLLLTK is encoded by the exons ATGCTACAAATGCAGGACAACACAGAATTCCTGAGCAACTTCACAATGAAATTACCAACTTTCTTGTTGACTGGCATTCCTGGCCTAGAGTCTGCTCATGCCTGGATCTCCATCCCCTTCTGCTGCCTTTATGCCACCGCCCTCTCTGGGAACAGCATGATCCTCTTTATTATTGTGACCCAGCAAAATCTGCATGAACCAATGTACTACTTCCTCTCCATGCTCTCAGCCACTGACCTGGGTTTGACTATTTCTACAATGTCAACCACCTTGAGGATCCTGTGGTTTCATGCAAATGAAATCAGTCTAGACTGGTGCATTGTTCAGATGTTTTTTCTTCACGGGTTCACATGTATAGAATCTGGGGTGCTAGTAGCTATGGCTTTTGACCGTTACATAGCAATCTGTAATCCTCTTAGATACACAACAATTCTTACTAATTCTAGAATCACTCAGATGGGTTTTCTAGTGATTATGCGTGCTATAGTATTAGTAGTTCCCCTGCTTTTGCTCCTTAAGCCCATTTCTTTCTGTAGAGTGATTGCCCTCTCCCATTCCTACTGTTATCATCCAGACGTGATTAAGTTAGCATGTTCAGACACTAGGGCCAACAGCATATGTGGATTAGTTGAAGTCATTCTGACCATAGGGTTAGACATTTCTTGCATTGTCTTGTCTTATATACTGATCATTCGTTCTGTCT ATATTGCCTCCTCTGGAGAACGGTACAAGGTCTTCAGCACCTGCgtgtcccacattggagcagttGCTATTCTCTACATCCCTATGTTTAGCCTGTCCCTGGTGCATCGCTATGGTCAGTCAGCCCCCAAAGTAGTCCGTTCTATGATGGGCAATGTTTACCTTATTTTACCCCCTGTGCTCAACCCCATCATCTatagcttaaaaacaaaacaaatccaaaaggcTATCCTTAGTTTGCTCCTTACAAAATAA